CATATTTAGCTTCGTATTATTCATAGTACTGGTATTTGGATGAACAAGGAAGAAATGGGCTATCATTACACCGATCCATGGAGTGATCCAGTAATCAAGAACAAAAAGAAAAGTTTCATAAAACCCGTAGAACCTGGTAAATCCAAATATGCCTAGAATCACCGAAAATAGTGTAGCGATAATAACTCCAGTTATCCTTCTGGTCTTGAACCCCATTGCAATGAATGATAAAGAGTTAGAATAGAGGTTAATTGCGTTTGCGGATATTCCACCTAGAAACAATGATATCATGCCTGCGAGGGCGAATGATCCCATAACTAATTCCAGATCTGTTGCTGGATTGCCGGACGGATTCCCGGAACCTATGGCTACGAACATTCCAACTATTTCCGCAAATACAGTTGCCAAAGCAGAACCGCCAAGAGTGAAGAGAAATACTTTCCGTGAACTTTTCGGCGAGTACTGGTGGCGAGAATAATCTGAAGCATAAGGCCCCCAAGACATAATGTAGGAAAAAGCAGATGCAAACGTTATACCGAAAGCTGGGATAAAAGATACGCTGCTTGAACCACTATAAATTAGAGTGTAGTGTCTTAATACCATAAAAATAATTATCACTATGAATAAAATACCAAGAACGTATGACATATACCTTTCTAGAGCCCTTATTGCCCTATAGCCTAGCGCTGCAGTAAGAGCTACTATAACTGCTATCAGCAAAATAATGAAGTAATAGGGTATTTTTAATACCTCGTAGAGTGCAAAGGATGATAATATAACGTTTACGGTTAGCCATCCGGCGGTGTTGCCCCACTGCAGCAGTGCAAGGAAAGAACCTCCAATCCGACCGAAGGGACCCTTCCCCATCTCCATTTGGGGCATATGATTGATCGACCCAAGCATGCTCATGTATGCAAGAAGTATTCCACCAGCCAGCGTACCTAGCACCATAGACAGGATAGCGTAAGATTCTGAAAGGCCAAGATAAACTGGTATAAAACCAAGGGCGAAATCACCAACGGTCAGATTGGACGCAAACCATATATAGAACATAGACGAAGGATTATCCCTTATTCGATCTGACAATGCACCCTTAATAATACGGTTTTTTGTTTCAATATCTCCGAACTTATGTTCGGTAACCATGCCACCAGATTCTTATCACCCATATAAAATTTGGCGTTTGTATTTCCTTATATCATAAAGCAAATCAATTTATGCATATCAAATATGATCAAGCAATGGATGATGAGACAAAAGTTGAGGCTATATTATATGCGACTAGGAATCCCCTTTCTGTTAGATCAATCTCTTTGATACTAGGTATTGAGGCTGGAGCAATATCTAGAATAATAAAGAAACTTAGGCTAGAGTACAAAAAAAGGAACACATCACTGGAAATTGCTAAGATTGGCAACAAGTACAGAATACAACTCAAAAAAGAGTACTACGATTTCGCGTATAGGGTAATGGAACCTGAGCTATCGAAGTATGAAA
This genomic stretch from Thermoplasma volcanium GSS1 harbors:
- a CDS encoding SMC-Scp complex subunit ScpB; this translates as MDDETKVEAILYATRNPLSVRSISLILGIEAGAISRIIKKLRLEYKKRNTSLEIAKIGNKYRIQLKKEYYDFAYRVMEPELSKYETGFLATVALNEGASLSFFRKRYGSRTDDMISKLKTMSLIRTSKKGNGTAIYLGENFEKVFGITKKELLERATEYDRQN
- a CDS encoding purine-cytosine permease family protein; the encoded protein is MVTEHKFGDIETKNRIIKGALSDRIRDNPSSMFYIWFASNLTVGDFALGFIPVYLGLSESYAILSMVLGTLAGGILLAYMSMLGSINHMPQMEMGKGPFGRIGGSFLALLQWGNTAGWLTVNVILSSFALYEVLKIPYYFIILLIAVIVALTAALGYRAIRALERYMSYVLGILFIVIIIFMVLRHYTLIYSGSSSVSFIPAFGITFASAFSYIMSWGPYASDYSRHQYSPKSSRKVFLFTLGGSALATVFAEIVGMFVAIGSGNPSGNPATDLELVMGSFALAGMISLFLGGISANAINLYSNSLSFIAMGFKTRRITGVIIATLFSVILGIFGFTRFYGFYETFLFVLDYWITPWIGVMIAHFFLVHPNTSTMNNTKLNMAGVLSYLISILISIPFMSPAGLFNMPIASILGGVDISYFVSFFTSMILYVYLYGKLENRKLAV